A genomic stretch from Oreochromis aureus strain Israel breed Guangdong linkage group 17, ZZ_aureus, whole genome shotgun sequence includes:
- the atg4c gene encoding cysteine protease ATG4C yields MENKGSDEVEKLKTKFLSVWHNVKYSWALKPKTSFSRNSPVLLLGKCYHFKAEATDEESPTEASVEDLVMGDVDAFRRDFASRVWLTYREEFSPLPGSTLTSDCGWGCMLRAGQMMLAQGLMLHFLGRDWTWSEALTLQPLDTETWTTTAAKRLVASLEASLQGVPGPSVRSSSPQAQALSLGSAEEADAHLKEMYHRTLVSWFGDSPSTPLGLHRLVRLGLTMGKQAGDWYGPAVVAHILKKAVEEAMDPGLACITAYVSQDCTVYSADVVDCHRAPRAERTSDETPDAPTLPQNDQPAHASTLPESRAVIILVPVRLGGEKTNPEYFDFAKSILSLEYCIGIIGGKPKQACYFVGFQDDSLIYMDPHYCQSFVDVSTSDFPLQSYHCPSPKKMPFSKMDPSCTVGFYSRSVQDYERISQELSKLLQPSAKEKYPAFTFVQGHGRDYDLSAGLTPEKREWPFIRDPRRTVTTVGDFVLL; encoded by the exons ATGGAGAATAAAGGGAGCGACGAGGTGGAAAAATTGAAGACAAAGTTCTTGTCAGTGTGGCACAATGTGAAGTACA GTTGGGCTCTCAAACCAAAGACGTCATTCAGTAGAAATTCTCCTGTGCTGCTTCTGGGAAAATGTTACCATTTTAAGGCTGAAG CCACAGATGAAGAGAGTCCTACTGAAGCCTCTGTTGAAGACCTTGTTATGGGGGATGTGGATGCTTTCCGGAGGGATTTTGCATCCCGTGTCTGGCTCACCTACAGGGAAGAGTTTTCCCCTCTGCCAGGCAGCACGCTGACCTCTGACTGTGGCTGGGGCTGCATGCTGAGGGCTGGTCAGATGATGCTGGCTCAAGGACTTATGTTGCATTTCTTGGGAAGAG ACTGGACTTGGTCAGAAGCACTGACACTCCAGCCTTTAGACACAGAGACGTGGACTACAACTGCAGCCAAACGTCTGGTGGCCTCTCTGGAGGCTTCCCTGCAAGGTGTGCCTGGACCCTCTGTACGTAGCTCATCACCACAGGCCCAAGCACTTTCCCTTGGATCTGCAGAGGAGGCAGATGCACATTTAAAGGAGATGTACCACCGCACTCTGGTGTCTTGGTTTGGAGATAGCCCTTCGACTCCACTGGGCCTCCACAGGCTCGTCCGCTTAGGTCTGACAATGGGAAAACAGGCCGGGGACTGGTACGGACCAGCTGTGGTGGCACACATCCTCAA GAAAGCTGTCGAGGAAGCGATGGACCCTGGTTTGGCGTGTATAACTGCCTATGTCTCCCAAGACTGCACAG TATACAGCGCTGATGTCGTCGATTGCCACAGGGCACCGAGAGCAGAGCGGACCTCTGATGAGACACCAGACGCCCCTACTCTGCCACAGAATGACCAGCCGGCGCATGCTTCCACCTTACCGGAGAGCCGAGCTGTAATTATCCTCGTCCCTGTGAGGCTCGGAGGGGAGAAGACAAACCCAGAGTATTTTGACTTTGCAAAG AGCATTTTGAGTCTGGAGTACTGCATAGGCATCATCGGAGGGAAGCCCAAACAGGCCTGCTACTTCGTAGGATTTCAAG ATGACAGCTTGATTTACATGGACCCTCATTACTGTCAGTCTTTTGTGGATGTCAGCACCAGCGATTTCCCTCTTCAG TCGTATCATTGCCCCTCGCCAAAGAAGATGCCTTTCAGCAAGATGGACCCGAGCTGTACCGTTGGTTTCTATTCCAGAAGTGTTCAAGACTACGAGAGGATCAGTCAGGAGCTGTCTAAG ctgctgcagccatCAGCGAAGGAGAAATACCCCGCGTTCACTTTCGTGCAAGGTCACGGCAGAGATTACGACCTGTCGGCAGGCCTGACCCCTGAAAAGAGAGAGTGGCCCTTCATCCGTGACCCGCGGAGGACGGTCACCACCGTCGGGGACTTTGTGCTGCTTTGA